A segment of the Desertifilum tharense IPPAS B-1220 genome:
AAACCCAAAGGCGTTGACTCCGGCGCGGCGCGGGAGGTGGGGGTTGCCATGAACCCAAGGTCGGGCGCGTGTATTGATGTAGAAGGGCGTTTGTTCTAGCCCCAAAGCGGGGTTGACCTGTTCGCATAGGGTGGGGGGTAAAACTTTGTGGTACAGCGCCAGGGCGGTTTTAATCAGTCCGGCGACGCCCGCCGCCGGGATGCAATGCCCGATGCTAGATTTGACGGAACCGAGGGCAATGGGGGGCATTTGTCCCTGGCGCGGCCCAAAGAGTTGCGAGAGGGCTTGAATCTCAGTGCGATCGCCTAAAGGGATGCTGGTACCATGTGCTTCAATCAGACCAATGCTGCCAGGGTCTACACCGCTGGTTTGGTAGGCGCGTTCTAAGGCTAAGACTTCTCCTTCTAAACGCGGGGCTAACAAGCCCAAAGCTTTGCCATCGCTGGCACTGCCAACCCCTTTGAGAACAGCATAGATGCGATCGCGATCGCGTTGGGCATCGGCTAGCCGTTTTAAGACTAAAATTCCTAAACCTTCCCCCAACAAGGTGCCATTCGCCGACGCATCAAAAGGTCGAATCTCGGAATGGGACAGCCCCCCCAGTTGGCAGAAAATCATATAAATCTGGGGAGGCGTGGAGGCGTGAATTCCTCCCGCCAATACCATGTCGCAGCGATGCGTTAATAACTCTTGCATCGCCAATTTCACAGCAATTAATGAAGAGGCACAGGCTGCATCGATAATAAAGTTCGGCCCCATTAAGTCTAAACGATTGGCAATCCGTCCCGTTACGTTGTTGGGGACTAAGCCGGGTAGCATTTCGGGACTAAACGGTGGTAGCGACTCTTTTAACCCCTGGCGTACAGAACTCAGCGTTTGCTTATCGAGGTGGGGACAAAGCTGTTGCAAAAGCTCTAGGGTCTGATCCACAATCATCCCATGCTGGAGCAGGGTGGTATAACCGCGATTGACATAAGTACCGCGTCCTAAAATGATTCCTGTCTTTTGTCGATTAAAGGGTTTTTGGTCGTAACCGGCATCTTGAAGGGCATCCCGCGCTAACTTTAAGGCTAAAAATTGGTCGGGTTCTCCCCCGTCAACCGCCGTGGGCATAATTCCAAATTCTAAGGGGTTGAATTGGGCCAAATCTCCCAGAAAGCCCCCTTTGCGCGTATAAATTCGGTTGTTTTCAGTTGAATTGGGGTCAAAGTAAGGATGCGCCCAACTATCGGGGGCTTCGGTGACTCCATCGACTTGATGCAGAATGTTATGCCAGTAAGCCTGTAAGTTCGCAGCTTTGGCGAATAATGCAGACATGCCCACAATGGCAATATCTGAAGGCGAACTGGAAAAACTGAGGTGAGAAACGTTCATCGGCGGTTAACCTCAATAAAACACTTGAACGATGGGTCATAAAAGATTGGCAACTTAGGGAAACCACGACCATACTTCAACCAAAACAAAGCGCAGTAAGGCACGGGAAAACGCCATAATGACGGGCATGGTTCTACCTTGAATTTTGGCGTAGCCCGTCATCCCAGATTTCAAAATATTCTCGGAGTTTGGCAGTTCAACCACAACTTTAACCACTTGTCCGTAAGTCGTTGTCACGGCACTGGGTTCAATGGAAACCACTGAACCGGTTAGGGTTTGCTTGGGATAAGCTAAAAGCTTGACAAAAACTTGACCGTTGAGAGAAATTTCATCCACTTGAAACTCAGGGACTGAAACTTCTCCTCGGATGAAATCTCCGGATTCGGCAATGGCAAAGGTATCTCCTTTTTCTAAATAAGTTCCAATCTTTCGATCCAAGTAAGCAGTGGTCAATTGTCCCCTAAACGGCATAAAAAGCTGACTGCTTTGAATCTGCGTGCCTAAATAGCTCAGTTCTTGTTCTAAACGGCTAATATTTGCTCGCGTGACTTCAATTTCTTGGCGGGCAGCTTCAATATCTTTCGGATTTGTGCCGCTTAAAACTAAATTTAAATTAGCCTGCGCTTCATTCAGTCTTTGACGGGCAGTACCAATGGCTTCTTCGGTTGTAATTTGATTGGCAAGGTCGATATCAGCTTGTCGCTGTTCATCTTCCCATTGTTGTTGAGAAACTACCCCCTCTTGCCATAATTCTCTAAATCTTGCTGCCCGCCTTGCACTGGCTTCGGCTTGAACTTTTTGCGTTTCTAATTGCTTGAGACTGACATTCAGTTGTTTTTGAGCCACTGCTAATTGTTCCTGCGCGACTTCTACAACTTCTGGTCGGGGTTCGGCGATCAATTTAGCTAAGTTTGCCTGTTGTTTAAGTAAGAGGGCTTGCTGACCTTTAATAGCTTCTTGGGTTGTGTTAAAGCTATTTTGAATATCGGCCGCTTCCATGACGGCAATTACGCTTCCCTTTTCTATCCAAGTTCCATCGCCTCCCCGAAATTTGACTTGACGAATATAACCTTCAATTTCGGCTTGAATTTCTTGTTTTTGCGGCGCGATCAGTTGAATTTCTCCGCCGGTGTGGTATTGGTAAGGCAGAAACAGAAGGGCAATGCATCCAGCGATTAAAAATAGGATTAAAAATGATTTGAGGGGGCGAATCCATCGAGTTTTGGGTTGCGCTAAATATTGGGGTTCTTGCCGAAAGGGAATATAAGTCGTTTGTGGCGAGGGTGAAGGGGGACGAAGTTCGCGAACGGAAGGGGTAGTGGCGAGGATTTCTTCGGCGGTGAAGTTCTGTTCGCTAGCGGGTTGTGGCTTGACGCCGAACTTAGCAGTCATCCACACGCACCAAAGGCAAAATAAGGGTAAAATGCTGAGGAATAAAATAACGCCGCTGCCCCTAAAGTTACGTTGTAGCGAAGCCGCCAGCAAGGTGGCAGAATAGCCGAAAAACACAGTCCAAAATAAAACTGCGATCGCCGCATACACGACTAAACCAATTCTGCCTTTTAAGGTGAGCAATGGGGGCAATCTTCGCCGATTGAGCATCATTCCCCAGATCCGAAATGCCCGCTGAAGCGAAGTGGCAGGAAGATAAAAAAAGTTAATCATCCAGCCATAACCATCGGATGGCCAAAAGGGGTTTCCAACAATTAACAAGCTGGTAAATGCTGCATGGGCAAGGGTAAGGGAACTTGCGGCTAATTGGGTTCCAGTTCCGCGCGTTGCGTGCCAAATTAATATCCCGCTAGCAATCAGAAAGAGGCGATAGATTAAGGGGGTACCAAAGATCCACACTTGTTTGTGGCGTTGCAGTTTCCAAAACTCAGCTTTGTTAATATAAAAGAAGGGCAAAAAGCCAAATCCTAATGTAATTCCAAATTCTTGGACGGTGGCTCCTTGATAATAGCCAACGGTTCCTTGAAGCAATTTTGTGGTAAAATTGAGAATGAGTAGATTTTTGATAAATTGAAGAATAAAGGGCTTAGGCTCTAATAATAAGACGGTATCTTGCCACAGCAACAAGCGATTGCTCCAGAGGGTAAAGAGCGCGATCGCCAGAAGCGGAAATAGCACCCAAACTCCGACTTTTAGGGCATAATTCCAAGGTCTAAAAAGCCGAGAAGAGAGGGTGAATAAGCGGGCAGGATTAAATAAAGACCAATTTAACTCAAACGAGCGATCGGGAGGCGGCGACTGAACTTGAGATGCTGATAAGTTCGGGCCGTGCTGGTCTAAGGTTTCTACCAACCCTAAACTCGAAATTTGCCTCACAAATTGTTGAAAATCCTCTGGGGATAGTGCGGTTGAAAATCGGGCTTGAAAGTCCTCAATAATTTGCGTGGGTGACGTTATCCCATCGACCGCACAACAGAGAAAATACTCCTCTTCGCCGAATTCAAATGTTTCTCCTGAAGCCGGATTTTTGATTAAATAGCGTTTTGTGGTTTTTCCCTTTTCCGAAATTGGGATAATGACCAAATCTTGACGAAAACGAGCTTGTAATTGCGGGTTCATGGCTCTGAAAACTTAATGTTTTGCAAAGAATCAATCGCCGAATGATGAAGGATTGCAAAATTGGGGGGTGGACAACTTAAGCACTACCCAAAAATCGAATTAAAGCTGTTATAACAGACTCTATTAGGCAAGCACTATCTCGGTGAAGGATGCCCTGAAATGAAGATTGTGAAAATTGCCGCGATCGCCCTATTATCAACTCTGATTGCCTTAGCCTGCGGGCCGGTCGAATCGCAACTGCAAACAGAACCCGGAATAGCACAGCAGCAGACTATGGAAAATCCCACCGTTCCCGGCATGTGGGGAACCACCTCAACCAGCGACCCCACTTCTATCCAATGGCCTCCGCATTGGTATGGCGTGCGAGATTTACGCGCCCAATGGTGGAAAATTCTAGCCGACAGTCCCGACACCTGGCAGTTTGAAAACCATGCCAAAGGCGAACCCCCAGGAAACACCTACTTTCTGTGGCGCTACCACAAACCCGTCCCCTCCGGTACCAAAATCTTAATCGAAGGCGACTTTCCCCACGCCCGCATGATGAACTTTCAAGTTTGCGCCCCTTGGAGTCCCGAACTGCCCTCCATCGGCGACGGAACCGGAATTCCCGAAATCGCTCTCCTCGATGAAGATATCGTACCCGATCCAGGCCATACCAATCCCTTTTTACCTGGAGCCGACCGCAATGCCAGCAAACGCCACTACCATATTACCTTTGAACTGCGCGATGGCAATCCCGTGGCGTTGAATGGAGCAGCAGCCATTCCCCCCTATCGCGCCCCCGGCAATCTGCGTTACGGCTGCACCCAAAGCGGCAAAAACGGCGACCGAGGCCCATTCATCTGGATGCGGATCTTTTTACCCGACCATTACGAACCCTACGGTCAAGTTGCCACGCCCGTCATCCGCATTCAGTTTCCCGGTCAAGAACCCCAACTCGCCCCCATTACCCGCGAGGTGGAACTCAACATGACCCAAGTCCCTCAACGGTATTCTATCCGAGAAAACCCCGCGATAGAAGAGGGGCGATCGCGCAAAGAGCAAGAATCCTTAGACGCCCTCAAACAATGGGCCCGCGCCAGCCTCGCCCAAGCCGGGAAACCCGGAGATTTTGTCCCCAAAGTCGCCCAAGTCTTTACCCATAGCGACGGAACGCTCAAACTGATTAAATCCTTTGGCACCCCCCTGTTCATCGGTTGGTTAAGAAACGCTGACGATCCCGACCACTGTCGCACCACCCTTTTGCAAGCCTATCGCCATCTCTATGGCATGAGTCCAAAACTGCCACCCCCCGCCAACGACGAACACACCAGCGGTCATAACGTCCACATCACCTACTTGTATAGCGCCGCCACCCTCAAACCCGGACGCGTCCTTGTCTTTCGCGGCAAAGCCCCCAAAACCCCGCGCACCTTAGCCGGAAACCCAATTATGGAATCCTCCGAACAACTGCGCTATTGGGGCATTACCTTGCAAACCGGATCGCCCATTAAACTCATTCCCGTGATTGACATCATCGATGAAAATATCGTCATTGATGCCCAAGGCAACTACACCATCGCGATCGGAGCCGAGAGCGATCGCCCCGCCAACGCTTACCCTGAAAATGGGATCGCTTGGTTCCCTTGGCCGGTTGGCGACTCCCTCGCCGTCAATGTCCGCGTCATGTCCACCAGCGCCCAAACCTGGCAACACGCCCCACAACAGATTACCTGGGAAGATAGCGACTATTGCGACCTGAATAAATTTCCCTACGCCGTCAAACACCGCATGGGCGAGTACACCTTTGAAGGACGCTATCTGCTCAAAGAGCAAGTCGAACGCTGGACTCAGGTTGGTTCGCCCCCTTATCAATTACCCGCCCAATGGTAAACCCACCCCTCAGCACTTAACAAATTGTCAAGAACTATCCCCTTGACTAAACTCTGGCTTGCGTTCATCTTAGAAATAAAGTTGGGCCCTTCTATCTCCCAACCCAACTATTAGCGCCATCCTGAATTGCTGTCCCAGGTCAAACGCTAACTCAGATTTAGAAATTCCCGAAACCGAGCGAACGAATTGAGTCGTACAATCCCCTTTCATCTGACAATGGGCAGTCAGAGATGAACGGTTGCTTGGACTATTAATACACGCACCCTTATCCCCATCATGCCTTGGAGGGCAAGGATGTTAAGCATACCGCAAACGAGCGATTTGCAGTTGCCGAATTTGCCACCCGGCACGTTTGGCACCCCGATAATTGGTGAAATTCGCGAATTTGCCGCCGATCCGATTGCTTATATGTGGGATCGTTACCGTCGCTATGGCCCCATCTTTAAAACTCACCTTGGGGGTCCCCTAGTCTTTGTCATTGGCCCAGAAGCCAATAAATTTGTGCTGCACGACCGCCCCGACTGCTTTAGCTTTAGCCAAGGGGTGGCCCCATACGTGCGAATTATGTTCGGAGACGAACCCTATTCCCTCAAAGACGGCGAACCCTGGCGACGCTTGCGCCAACTCACCTCCCCCGCCTTTAGTCCAGAAACCCTTGCCTTCACTTTAAACACCATCCGGGTAGCGGGCGAACAGCGCTTGCAAGAGTGGGCAGAACAACCCACCGTCACCTGCTTTCCAGCCATTAAAGCCTTACTGTTTGAAACCATTTGGGTGTGGTTAACCGGGCAAGCAGAGGACGCCGACCGCAAACAATTGTTACACAACCTGTATGAAGCCTTTGTCGCCGTTCCCGAAGTCCGCTCTGGCAACCTGGGGGCCGCCAGAGACAGTTCGGTCAAGCG
Coding sequences within it:
- a CDS encoding HlyD family secretion protein gives rise to the protein MNPQLQARFRQDLVIIPISEKGKTTKRYLIKNPASGETFEFGEEEYFLCCAVDGITSPTQIIEDFQARFSTALSPEDFQQFVRQISSLGLVETLDQHGPNLSASQVQSPPPDRSFELNWSLFNPARLFTLSSRLFRPWNYALKVGVWVLFPLLAIALFTLWSNRLLLWQDTVLLLEPKPFILQFIKNLLILNFTTKLLQGTVGYYQGATVQEFGITLGFGFLPFFYINKAEFWKLQRHKQVWIFGTPLIYRLFLIASGILIWHATRGTGTQLAASSLTLAHAAFTSLLIVGNPFWPSDGYGWMINFFYLPATSLQRAFRIWGMMLNRRRLPPLLTLKGRIGLVVYAAIAVLFWTVFFGYSATLLAASLQRNFRGSGVILFLSILPLFCLWCVWMTAKFGVKPQPASEQNFTAEEILATTPSVRELRPPSPSPQTTYIPFRQEPQYLAQPKTRWIRPLKSFLILFLIAGCIALLFLPYQYHTGGEIQLIAPQKQEIQAEIEGYIRQVKFRGGDGTWIEKGSVIAVMEAADIQNSFNTTQEAIKGQQALLLKQQANLAKLIAEPRPEVVEVAQEQLAVAQKQLNVSLKQLETQKVQAEASARRAARFRELWQEGVVSQQQWEDEQRQADIDLANQITTEEAIGTARQRLNEAQANLNLVLSGTNPKDIEAARQEIEVTRANISRLEQELSYLGTQIQSSQLFMPFRGQLTTAYLDRKIGTYLEKGDTFAIAESGDFIRGEVSVPEFQVDEISLNGQVFVKLLAYPKQTLTGSVVSIEPSAVTTTYGQVVKVVVELPNSENILKSGMTGYAKIQGRTMPVIMAFSRALLRFVLVEVWSWFP